A single window of Candidatus Flexicrinis affinis DNA harbors:
- a CDS encoding VOC family protein, which yields MHIAEVGLRVKDLAGVVAFYQNVLGLELVHSSPNFVFMKAGDLDSPLGRGGHPQYLVLFDRDVALDVTLSTLDHLAFEIPLEQFDSERARLEAMGLLERVRVWSGVGSFLRARSLFFSDPEGNTIELIAHDPSVT from the coding sequence ATGCACATCGCCGAAGTGGGGCTGCGGGTGAAAGATCTAGCTGGAGTGGTCGCCTTTTACCAGAACGTGTTGGGGTTGGAACTCGTACACTCCTCTCCTAACTTCGTCTTTATGAAGGCGGGTGATTTGGATTCCCCACTCGGTCGAGGCGGACATCCACAGTATCTCGTTCTGTTTGACCGTGATGTCGCGCTGGATGTTACTTTGTCCACGCTCGACCATCTGGCCTTTGAAATTCCGCTCGAACAGTTTGACTCAGAACGGGCGCGCCTAGAAGCGATGGGCCTCCTCGAACGGGTGCGCGTCTGGAGCGGTGTTGGTTCATTTCTGCGGGCACGCTCGCTGTTCTTCAGCGACCCTGAAGGCAACACCATTGAATTGATTGCCCATGACCCATCTGTAACCTAG
- a CDS encoding hydantoinase B/oxoprolinase family protein encodes MAVDPISLQVFANVFAAVPEEMGAALRRASFSPNIRERLDFSCAIFDSSARMIAQAAHIPVHLGSMPASVLSAIDTIPEWMPGDTVVVNDPYHGGSHLPDITLISPVFVNDRLEFFVASRAHHADVGGMSPGSLPLSTELYQEGVIIPPVKLVEHGVLNAALFTLLTVNARGGDERTGDYEAQLSSNRTGAKALEDLVATYGLDLLREHADALIEYTRRMTEEVIRGLPDGTYRFTDYMEGDGTSDDLHAICVELRIEDDRMIVDFAGSSASVRGNVNTVEAVVKSAVMYCIRLLAGSDYPFNAGAFEPVDVLVPRGSMLNAEFPRAVAVGNTETSQRVVDAVLGALAQATPDRVPAASQGSMNNITIGSGGLVYYETIAGGMGAGPFGHGANGRHSHMTNTRNTPVESLERSYPLRVLRYGLRDGTGGAGVHTGGAGIVREYEITTAATVTINSERRKLQPYGMQGGAPGAAGKNRLIGNDGTETALAAKATVSAVPGDRIIIWTPGGGGWGMPKDA; translated from the coding sequence ATGGCCGTCGATCCGATCAGCCTGCAAGTGTTTGCGAATGTATTCGCGGCGGTACCCGAGGAAATGGGCGCTGCGCTAAGGCGCGCGTCCTTTAGCCCAAACATCCGCGAACGGCTTGATTTCAGCTGCGCCATTTTCGACTCGAGTGCGCGTATGATCGCTCAGGCGGCGCACATTCCCGTTCATCTTGGCAGTATGCCGGCATCGGTGTTGTCCGCGATTGACACGATCCCCGAGTGGATGCCGGGCGACACGGTGGTCGTCAACGACCCCTACCACGGCGGGTCACACCTGCCGGACATCACGTTAATCTCGCCCGTGTTCGTCAACGATCGGCTAGAGTTCTTCGTCGCGAGCAGGGCGCATCATGCCGACGTCGGTGGCATGTCGCCGGGTTCGCTTCCGCTCAGCACCGAGCTGTATCAGGAAGGAGTCATCATCCCGCCTGTTAAGCTGGTCGAACATGGCGTGCTAAACGCGGCGCTGTTTACGCTCCTGACGGTCAACGCGCGGGGTGGCGACGAACGCACCGGTGACTACGAGGCGCAGTTGTCCTCCAACCGGACAGGCGCTAAGGCGCTCGAAGACCTCGTTGCTACGTATGGGCTGGACCTATTGCGCGAACATGCGGACGCTCTGATCGAGTACACGCGCCGGATGACCGAAGAGGTCATTCGCGGGCTGCCGGATGGGACGTATCGTTTCACCGACTACATGGAGGGCGATGGAACGTCGGACGACCTCCACGCTATCTGCGTCGAACTTCGCATAGAAGACGATCGGATGATTGTGGACTTCGCCGGATCGTCCGCCAGCGTGCGTGGAAATGTCAACACCGTGGAAGCCGTCGTGAAGTCTGCGGTGATGTACTGCATTCGACTGCTGGCCGGGTCCGATTACCCGTTTAATGCCGGAGCCTTCGAACCCGTTGACGTCCTCGTTCCACGCGGGTCGATGCTGAATGCTGAATTTCCCCGTGCCGTGGCGGTAGGCAATACCGAGACGTCGCAGCGGGTGGTCGACGCCGTGCTTGGTGCACTGGCTCAGGCCACACCGGATCGTGTACCTGCGGCAAGTCAGGGCAGTATGAACAACATCACGATCGGCAGCGGCGGGCTCGTATACTATGAGACCATCGCAGGCGGAATGGGTGCGGGGCCGTTCGGACATGGAGCGAACGGACGCCATAGCCATATGACCAACACGCGCAATACGCCGGTGGAGTCGCTAGAACGGTCGTATCCGCTGCGTGTGCTTCGTTACGGCTTGCGGGACGGTACTGGCGGCGCTGGCGTGCATACTGGCGGGGCAGGGATTGTGCGCGAGTACGAGATCACTACAGCGGCGACAGTTACGATCAATTCCGAGCGGCGGAAACTGCAGCCTTACGGAATGCAGGGTGGCGCCCCCGGGGCGGCGGGCAAAAACCGGCTGATCGGAAACGACGGCACAGAAACGGCCCTTGCCGCGAAAGCCACAGTATCAGCGGTTCCCGGCGACCGAATCATCATATGGACGCCCGGAGGTGGCGGATGGGGCATGCCGAAGGACGCATGA
- a CDS encoding UbiD family decarboxylase translates to MSYRDFDEFLIRLEQDDHVESVGDVGGKHASRRRGRTPVAVYVDQVSGAKIVQHAFATRRRVAWALQVERITEVASRLDRMLDLSKPHTFSSLMDRASDIMSSLRIMPSVRRRTNSDLQSIDVKTVHRVASVTDEPLVGTVFLERDNRPYWGVQVVPGNFVDSVLVQSPHRLDVGESVAVTLGGDPGALIAALMPLPSSVHRSYFTGWLRKRPLETVRLDDPPVDVPVNVDGVLVGTVERVEAASHAFAFPEKTQYAASVAVRDVRLNPNAVLVSLSERDATVLSDAMIEISLPLIRLAVPEMRAVSVHGGVARIEVDGDESAALRSAYTFLASPFADNVRWIVTTVSGDDNSRVLPDALVLQRKATVAHPEHGRSVTVFVAGKSPAKSTNAAAWMPEYELAVTAWRDASDRLEE, encoded by the coding sequence GTGAGCTACCGCGACTTCGACGAATTCCTCATCCGGCTTGAACAGGACGATCACGTCGAGTCTGTCGGTGACGTTGGCGGCAAGCATGCTTCGAGACGACGCGGGCGCACACCGGTCGCGGTGTATGTCGATCAAGTGAGCGGCGCCAAGATCGTCCAGCACGCATTCGCAACCCGTCGACGAGTCGCGTGGGCGCTTCAGGTCGAACGGATCACGGAGGTCGCCTCCCGGCTTGATCGCATGCTAGATTTGTCGAAGCCGCACACGTTCTCATCGCTGATGGACCGGGCTTCGGACATCATGTCTTCGCTGCGGATCATGCCATCCGTGCGACGCCGGACGAACAGCGATTTGCAGTCGATTGACGTCAAGACCGTTCACCGTGTTGCAAGTGTCACGGATGAGCCACTGGTCGGGACGGTGTTTCTCGAACGCGACAATCGCCCGTATTGGGGTGTCCAAGTCGTTCCGGGCAATTTCGTTGACAGCGTGCTGGTCCAAAGCCCCCATCGCTTGGACGTAGGAGAAAGTGTAGCTGTCACGCTTGGCGGCGATCCCGGCGCGTTGATCGCCGCGCTAATGCCGCTTCCATCCTCAGTCCACCGGAGCTACTTCACGGGTTGGCTGCGCAAGCGACCACTTGAGACGGTGCGCCTCGACGATCCGCCGGTCGATGTGCCGGTCAACGTTGACGGAGTGCTGGTCGGTACCGTCGAGCGTGTTGAAGCCGCCTCGCATGCGTTCGCGTTTCCAGAGAAGACCCAATACGCGGCATCAGTCGCAGTTCGTGATGTGCGGCTCAATCCCAATGCCGTGCTGGTCTCGCTCAGCGAGCGTGATGCGACCGTCCTTAGCGACGCGATGATCGAAATCAGTCTGCCGCTGATTCGCCTCGCCGTGCCCGAAATGCGCGCTGTCAGTGTTCACGGCGGTGTGGCCCGCATCGAAGTCGATGGGGACGAAAGCGCGGCGCTCCGAAGTGCATACACGTTTCTCGCTAGCCCGTTTGCCGACAATGTCCGATGGATTGTGACGACCGTATCCGGTGACGATAACTCGCGCGTGCTGCCTGACGCCCTTGTCCTACAGCGCAAAGCGACGGTCGCGCATCCGGAACATGGCAGGAGTGTCACCGTGTTTGTGGCAGGGAAGTCCCCGGCAAAGTCGACAAACGCCGCTGCGTGGATGCCCGAGTATGAGTTGGCTGTAACCGCTTGGCGTGATGCCAGCGATCGATTGGAGGAATAG
- a CDS encoding ubiquinone/menaquinone biosynthesis methyltransferase yields MPAIDWRNSVGAQLQGEEKSSYVQNMFGRIAERYNLMNRLMTLGQDQRWRRFVVKQGNIPDAGAVLDLATGTGDIAFEVASSHPSAQVVGADFALPMMYVGQRDPRGGCVQWCAADAMNLPFPDRAFDAVLSGYLVRNVVDIHQTLSEQVRVLREGGRVVILDTTPPRGPLRPFILAYLKYGIPLLGRLIGGRNAADAYRYLPESTQAFKTPEELAGLMEAAGMVNVGYRTFMFGTMAVHWGEKPTRPAR; encoded by the coding sequence ATGCCAGCGATCGATTGGAGGAATAGCGTGGGAGCGCAGCTTCAAGGCGAAGAGAAGTCCAGCTACGTTCAGAACATGTTCGGACGGATTGCTGAACGATACAACCTGATGAACCGTCTCATGACACTGGGACAAGACCAGCGTTGGCGGCGTTTCGTCGTCAAGCAGGGCAACATCCCGGACGCCGGCGCTGTGCTCGATCTGGCCACAGGTACGGGCGATATCGCGTTCGAGGTCGCGAGTTCGCATCCGAGTGCACAGGTAGTAGGTGCCGACTTCGCTCTGCCAATGATGTACGTCGGGCAGCGTGACCCTCGAGGCGGGTGCGTTCAGTGGTGCGCGGCAGATGCGATGAATCTTCCATTTCCGGACCGCGCGTTCGATGCGGTGCTGTCAGGCTATCTGGTCCGTAACGTCGTGGACATACATCAAACGCTGAGCGAACAGGTTCGCGTGCTGCGCGAGGGTGGGCGCGTCGTGATACTGGACACGACGCCGCCGCGGGGACCACTCAGGCCGTTCATTCTCGCGTACTTGAAGTACGGGATTCCACTGCTTGGCCGCTTGATTGGAGGACGCAACGCAGCCGATGCCTACCGTTATCTGCCGGAGTCAACTCAGGCGTTCAAGACGCCTGAGGAGCTGGCCGGCCTGATGGAAGCGGCAGGGATGGTGAACGTCGGATATCGAACCTTTATGTTCGGAACGATGGCCGTGCACTGGGGCGAGAAACCCACTCGCCCCGCGCGCTGA
- the infA gene encoding translation initiation factor IF-1 → MADDKIEVEGTVIEALPNAQFMVELDNKHRILAYLSGKMRKFYIRIAPGDKVKVEMSVYDPSRGRIVFRHRDGRGPASSE, encoded by the coding sequence ATGGCTGACGATAAGATCGAAGTAGAAGGCACCGTCATCGAAGCGCTGCCAAACGCCCAGTTCATGGTCGAGCTGGACAACAAGCACCGCATTCTCGCCTATCTCTCCGGCAAGATGCGCAAGTTCTACATCCGCATCGCCCCGGGCGACAAAGTCAAAGTCGAGATGAGCGTTTACGATCCGTCGCGCGGACGCATCGTGTTTCGCCACCGCGATGGACGCGGCCCGGCGTCCTCCGAATAA
- the rpsU gene encoding 30S ribosomal protein S21, whose product MATVRLKPNESQEQLLRRFRKRVTNAGILSTVRRKRWHISKSELRRIEHKKAIRRARRRQVKVGGR is encoded by the coding sequence ATGGCAACTGTCCGTTTGAAGCCGAACGAATCACAGGAACAACTCCTGCGCCGGTTCCGCAAGCGTGTGACCAACGCGGGCATCTTGAGCACCGTCCGCCGTAAGCGCTGGCACATCAGCAAGAGTGAACTGCGCCGTATCGAGCACAAGAAGGCGATTCGCCGCGCCCGCCGTCGTCAGGTGAAAGTCGGCGGCCGCTAG
- a CDS encoding S1 RNA-binding domain-containing protein: MQNALATTYDSDFEALLEESYAAAEFERGDTVSGTVLSVSHKGLIVGVGSARDGFVDRNDLEKMSADPEDFQVGQEIDVTIIRIEDEDGNLVLSVSQARQSEDWKKAEELLESQEVWPGFVADANRGGLIILFGNVRGFVPASHVADLPRGLSEDDRRAYLSRLVGQPINLKVIEVNRKRRRLVFSQREAQRNSRDARKESLLGELKEGEIRSGIVSGLRDFGAFVDLGGADGLIHISELAWHRVKHPKEVLAVGDEVQVYVLRLDDEGKRIGLSLKRLQPNPWSMVEEMYHVGQLVEGTVSRLADFGAFISMDPGIEALLHVSQIADTPPTHPSQVIYESARLLMRVISIESDKQRLGLSLKDVTEEERFRWQEQNPERPLSSLMGSVQVNHSVVEEPEVELAADDAAEAEAAEPVEAAEEAEA; this comes from the coding sequence ATGCAGAACGCACTCGCTACAACCTACGATTCCGATTTTGAAGCGCTTCTAGAAGAGTCTTATGCCGCTGCGGAGTTTGAACGCGGCGACACCGTCTCTGGAACTGTGCTGTCGGTCAGCCACAAAGGGCTGATTGTCGGCGTGGGATCCGCACGCGACGGCTTCGTCGATCGCAACGACCTCGAAAAGATGAGTGCCGATCCTGAGGACTTTCAGGTCGGGCAGGAAATCGATGTCACGATCATCCGCATCGAAGACGAAGACGGTAATCTCGTCCTGTCCGTTTCACAAGCTCGCCAGAGCGAGGACTGGAAGAAAGCAGAAGAGCTGCTCGAATCGCAGGAAGTGTGGCCCGGGTTCGTGGCGGACGCCAACCGCGGCGGCCTGATCATCCTGTTCGGCAACGTACGCGGTTTCGTACCTGCCAGTCACGTCGCAGACCTGCCGCGTGGCTTGAGCGAAGACGATCGCCGCGCTTACCTATCACGTCTGGTTGGCCAGCCGATCAACCTCAAGGTTATCGAGGTCAATCGCAAGCGCCGTCGCCTCGTGTTCAGCCAGCGCGAAGCCCAGCGCAACAGCCGCGACGCGCGCAAGGAATCGCTGCTCGGCGAACTCAAGGAAGGCGAGATCCGTAGTGGTATCGTCAGCGGACTGCGCGACTTTGGCGCGTTCGTCGATCTCGGTGGCGCCGACGGCCTGATCCACATCTCCGAGCTGGCGTGGCATCGCGTTAAGCATCCGAAGGAAGTGCTGGCAGTCGGTGACGAGGTCCAGGTGTATGTCCTTCGCCTCGATGACGAGGGCAAGCGTATCGGCCTCAGCTTGAAGCGCCTGCAGCCCAACCCGTGGTCGATGGTCGAAGAAATGTATCACGTCGGCCAGCTCGTCGAAGGCACCGTATCCCGCCTTGCCGACTTCGGCGCGTTCATCAGCATGGATCCGGGTATCGAAGCGCTGCTGCACGTCAGCCAGATTGCGGACACCCCGCCCACGCATCCCAGCCAGGTCATCTACGAGAGTGCACGCCTGCTGATGCGCGTCATCAGCATCGAGTCGGACAAGCAGCGCCTGGGCTTGAGCCTAAAGGATGTCACCGAAGAAGAACGCTTCCGCTGGCAGGAACAGAACCCCGAACGGCCTCTGTCGTCGCTCATGGGCTCGGTTCAGGTCAACCATAGCGTGGTCGAAGAGCCTGAAGTAGAATTGGCGGCCGACGACGCCGCGGAGGCTGAAGCCGCCGAACCTGTCGAGGCTGCTGAAGAGGCCGAGGCGTAA
- a CDS encoding ABC transporter ATP-binding protein, producing MTIQQDLDLRWLARRVMKHRRAALLSLFFGMVGGVTTAAEPYLVGTLIDEIRSGAEQGRLLEFVLLILGIAAVNLLAYNMLRLYSGEVAYSVDYDLRQTAFENMVRLDQDFYQRYSSGDLLSRVHNDMNVIWRLNALTFLRLGTAAFMLATTFVLLAQISLGLSLIVFVVLTISTIIQVKAGLALRVIFEDVQDQGGVLSGFVQDSVTGIQTIKTTGREESVAAKYYDENMTYRRKWLRFRRRNEPVGMLPNMVSELTAAIVVMIGGVMAIDGALSVGDFTSFLLYLGVTSVWLLNLGTVYQRYQQAKGALNRIAPLLQESKIQSPEHAIVIDEPEGDIRFEGVSLTLDGTRVLDDIDLHIAAGEFVAIVGPTGCGKSQLVNLLARITDPTEGSVLIDGHDVRTLDLEMLRHIVTYVPQSTFLFSQRLDANIAMGETDVSEDDLESAVERSRLSNDLPQLTRGLETLVGERGVMLSGGQKQRVAIARALVRDPKILVLDDALSSVDTHTAAEILDELGEVLEQRTSIVIAHRAATVRDADRIVVMSQGRIEAVGTHDQLLGRNAFYTQLVEREMMLEN from the coding sequence TTGACAATCCAGCAGGACCTCGACCTGCGCTGGCTTGCGCGGCGAGTGATGAAACACCGCAGGGCGGCACTGCTATCGCTGTTTTTCGGGATGGTTGGTGGTGTGACTACCGCGGCAGAGCCCTATCTGGTCGGCACGCTTATTGACGAAATTCGCTCGGGCGCCGAGCAGGGAAGACTGCTGGAGTTCGTATTGCTGATTCTGGGCATCGCTGCCGTGAACCTGTTGGCCTACAACATGCTGCGGCTGTACAGCGGTGAGGTTGCATACTCGGTCGATTACGACCTGCGGCAGACCGCGTTCGAGAACATGGTCCGTCTCGATCAGGACTTCTATCAGCGTTATTCCAGCGGCGACCTGCTCTCGCGAGTTCACAACGACATGAACGTGATCTGGCGCCTGAACGCCCTCACATTCCTGCGCCTTGGCACGGCCGCGTTCATGCTCGCGACAACGTTCGTATTGCTGGCACAGATTAGTTTGGGTTTGTCCCTGATCGTGTTCGTCGTGCTGACAATCTCGACGATCATACAAGTCAAGGCGGGTCTTGCTCTGCGCGTCATCTTCGAGGACGTGCAAGATCAGGGCGGCGTGCTGTCGGGGTTTGTCCAAGACTCGGTCACAGGAATCCAGACAATCAAGACGACCGGGCGCGAAGAAAGCGTCGCGGCTAAGTATTACGACGAGAACATGACGTACCGCCGCAAGTGGTTGCGCTTCCGGCGGCGCAACGAGCCGGTCGGCATGCTGCCGAACATGGTGAGCGAATTGACGGCCGCCATCGTAGTGATGATCGGTGGGGTCATGGCGATCGACGGCGCGCTGTCGGTTGGGGACTTCACCAGCTTCCTGCTTTACCTCGGGGTTACCAGCGTTTGGCTGTTGAACCTCGGCACGGTGTATCAACGGTATCAGCAAGCCAAAGGCGCACTGAACCGCATCGCGCCGCTGCTGCAAGAATCGAAGATCCAGTCGCCAGAGCATGCGATCGTGATCGATGAGCCGGAGGGCGATATTCGCTTCGAGGGCGTGAGTTTGACGCTCGACGGCACCCGCGTACTTGACGACATAGATCTGCATATCGCCGCAGGCGAGTTCGTTGCGATTGTCGGCCCGACCGGCTGTGGAAAGTCGCAGTTGGTGAACTTGCTCGCGCGGATCACCGATCCGACCGAGGGCAGCGTGCTGATCGACGGGCATGATGTCCGTACGCTCGATCTCGAGATGCTGCGCCACATTGTCACGTACGTTCCCCAAAGCACGTTCTTGTTCAGCCAGCGACTGGACGCGAACATCGCCATGGGAGAGACGGACGTGAGCGAAGACGACCTCGAGTCGGCAGTGGAGCGGTCGCGCCTCAGCAACGATCTGCCGCAGCTGACGCGCGGCCTCGAAACACTCGTGGGCGAGCGAGGTGTGATGCTTTCAGGTGGACAAAAGCAGCGGGTTGCCATCGCGCGAGCACTCGTGCGTGACCCCAAGATCCTCGTGCTCGATGATGCGCTCTCAAGCGTGGATACGCATACCGCGGCCGAAATCCTCGATGAGCTTGGCGAGGTCTTGGAGCAGCGTACTAGCATCGTCATCGCGCATCGTGCCGCCACAGTGCGTGACGCAGATCGAATTGTCGTGATGTCGCAAGGGCGCATTGAAGCCGTGGGAACTCACGATCAACTGCTCGGACGAAATGCGTTCTATACGCAGTTGGTCGAACGTGAAATGATGTTGGAGAACTAG
- a CDS encoding ABC transporter ATP-binding protein produces the protein MTVMQPIASVERAEGTTFSDSYLLWMLGKFLRPYVWHLASIGAMLVGVTLLSLIPPLIIQRAVDGPIASGDTSGLVPLAILYTLCVPGIFGLRFLYTYVLQTVGQNALAAIRQRLFEHVLSLDSRYFNTTPVGQIVSKLTSDVETLTELLSTSIVMVVSNGVTLLGLVVAMLLLNWQLAVIGLGVIVPMVLATIYFRRGIRQLSSRLHRIAADYLAFNNERFAGMLVVQLFGLQKKSIEQFDELNRAHRDTHMVLRDTYTRYSSFNMAMSAIGLSLVLVGGVIGIANGWATVGILLAMIQYSRRSFEPILLLADQFSQIQMALSAGERMARLLRVETSIPEPAQPKHVVGTEKEITFEDVTFSYEPGAPVLRGVNLHIPANQRIAIVGATGAGKTTFAGLISRFYDVDEGRICINGVDVRDLSSAELRELVMVVPQTPYCFHGTIAENLKLFDPTIDDDRMYEAAKAAYAAPFIEALPGRYNFKLMPGGANLSQGQRQLLALARALLHSPQSILVLDEATSNIDTETEMLIQQALDVVLSGRTSIVIAHRLSTVKNSDRILVMQRGEIVEDGTHNDLMLRGGLYRALYERHFIDDAV, from the coding sequence ATGACGGTAATGCAACCGATCGCGTCGGTCGAGCGCGCAGAAGGAACGACGTTTAGCGACAGCTACCTGCTGTGGATGTTGGGTAAGTTCCTGCGTCCGTACGTGTGGCATTTGGCGTCTATTGGCGCGATGTTGGTCGGAGTGACGCTTCTCTCGCTTATTCCGCCGCTGATTATCCAGCGTGCGGTCGACGGACCCATTGCTAGCGGCGACACCTCCGGTCTCGTGCCGCTCGCCATCCTGTACACGTTGTGTGTGCCTGGGATCTTTGGCCTTCGTTTCCTGTACACCTACGTACTGCAGACTGTGGGTCAGAACGCACTAGCGGCGATTCGTCAGCGGCTGTTTGAGCACGTGTTGTCTCTTGACTCGCGTTACTTCAACACCACACCGGTCGGCCAAATCGTTTCGAAGCTGACAAGTGATGTCGAGACGCTCACTGAGCTTCTCTCGACCAGCATCGTAATGGTTGTCAGCAACGGGGTAACGCTGCTCGGCCTTGTTGTGGCCATGCTGCTTTTGAACTGGCAGCTCGCCGTAATTGGGCTGGGCGTTATTGTGCCGATGGTGCTGGCAACGATCTACTTCCGGCGTGGAATCCGACAGTTGTCTTCCCGCCTACACCGCATCGCCGCCGATTACCTGGCGTTCAACAACGAACGGTTCGCCGGCATGTTGGTCGTGCAGCTGTTCGGTCTGCAGAAGAAGAGCATCGAGCAGTTTGACGAGCTGAATCGCGCGCACCGGGACACACACATGGTGCTGCGTGATACCTATACGCGCTACTCATCGTTCAACATGGCGATGTCGGCGATAGGGCTAAGCCTTGTACTCGTCGGCGGCGTAATCGGGATTGCGAACGGCTGGGCCACGGTCGGAATCCTGCTGGCCATGATCCAGTATTCGCGGCGCAGCTTTGAGCCGATCTTGCTGCTTGCGGACCAGTTCTCGCAAATCCAGATGGCGCTGTCGGCCGGGGAACGCATGGCGCGCTTACTCCGCGTTGAAACCTCGATCCCCGAACCGGCTCAGCCGAAGCATGTCGTCGGCACCGAGAAGGAAATCACATTCGAGGACGTCACGTTCTCGTACGAGCCGGGTGCTCCGGTGCTGCGCGGGGTCAACCTGCACATTCCGGCCAACCAGCGGATCGCCATTGTCGGCGCGACAGGGGCAGGCAAGACGACTTTCGCGGGCTTGATCTCGCGGTTCTACGACGTGGATGAGGGGCGCATCTGCATCAACGGCGTCGACGTACGAGATTTGAGCAGTGCGGAACTGCGCGAGCTCGTAATGGTCGTCCCGCAAACACCGTACTGCTTTCACGGGACCATTGCCGAGAATCTGAAGCTGTTCGATCCGACAATTGACGACGATCGGATGTATGAGGCTGCCAAAGCCGCCTACGCCGCTCCGTTTATCGAGGCGCTTCCGGGCAGGTACAACTTCAAGTTGATGCCGGGTGGGGCGAATTTGTCGCAGGGACAGCGACAGCTTCTGGCGCTCGCCCGCGCACTTCTTCACAGCCCGCAAAGCATTCTGGTGTTGGATGAGGCGACCAGCAACATCGACACGGAGACCGAAATGCTGATCCAGCAGGCACTGGATGTCGTGCTATCCGGCCGAACCAGCATTGTCATTGCGCATAGACTGAGCACGGTCAAGAACAGCGATCGAATTCTGGTGATGCAGCGCGGCGAGATCGTAGAAGACGGGACACACAACGACCTGATGCTGCGCGGCGGCTTGTATCGCGCGCTCTACGAACGGCACTTCATTGACGATGCGGTCTAG
- a CDS encoding peptidylprolyl isomerase — MRRWPLFLILCAVLLVTPAAAQQTGADAAEYAEAPAIVTSAGTPAELCDSYEAPERAAEQFTTAEDVLEPGVDYRAVFCTDAGAIYIDLLEDLTPLTVNSFVFLAYNDFYNGTIFHRVIADFMAQGGDPTGTGAGGPGYQFADEPVPFLFFDRPGWLAMANAGPGTNGSQFFITTATAQHLDYQHTIFGEVLEGQDNVDSILLRDPEAGGDATTLNAVLIVKDPTLVESTYAVPEPLTSEAIATALGSDSVIAAAASLFGNFPAQEVAVTSDSQPVADVAAALPAAARGALVELAELYEISTVFRSEMAAVNCSLDIIPFVSIGYTLYETPDAETAAAALEDPALTTLGIANGQTQVAGFAYGSPVYVGETSGCDATATAGRVFYTRGRYIVEAETVLPADSPYTPDLIIGRLSSIIFDRALSDVMRSDIR, encoded by the coding sequence ATGCGTCGATGGCCGCTGTTTCTGATTCTTTGTGCGGTGTTGTTGGTGACACCCGCTGCTGCGCAGCAGACCGGGGCGGACGCGGCCGAGTATGCCGAGGCGCCTGCAATCGTGACATCTGCCGGGACACCGGCGGAGCTGTGCGACTCGTATGAGGCCCCCGAGCGCGCGGCCGAGCAGTTCACCACTGCCGAAGACGTCCTCGAGCCCGGCGTCGACTATCGAGCCGTGTTTTGCACGGATGCCGGTGCGATCTATATCGACCTGCTTGAGGACCTCACGCCGCTGACGGTCAACAGCTTCGTGTTCCTCGCCTACAACGACTTCTACAACGGTACGATCTTCCACCGTGTCATTGCCGATTTCATGGCGCAGGGCGGCGACCCGACCGGCACTGGGGCAGGTGGCCCCGGCTATCAGTTCGCTGACGAGCCAGTGCCGTTTCTGTTCTTCGACCGTCCGGGTTGGCTGGCGATGGCCAATGCCGGGCCCGGAACGAACGGATCGCAGTTCTTTATCACCACGGCGACGGCACAGCATCTGGACTACCAACACACGATCTTCGGAGAGGTGTTGGAGGGGCAAGACAACGTCGACTCCATCCTGCTCCGCGATCCCGAGGCCGGTGGCGACGCGACGACTCTGAACGCGGTCCTCATCGTCAAAGATCCCACCCTGGTTGAATCGACGTACGCCGTACCTGAACCCCTAACGAGCGAAGCTATTGCGACGGCGCTCGGTAGTGACAGCGTGATCGCTGCCGCGGCGTCGTTGTTCGGGAATTTTCCGGCGCAAGAGGTCGCGGTGACGTCGGATAGTCAACCGGTCGCAGACGTCGCTGCCGCGCTGCCTGCGGCGGCGCGTGGGGCGCTTGTCGAACTCGCGGAGCTTTACGAGATCTCAACGGTGTTTCGCTCGGAAATGGCCGCAGTGAATTGCAGCCTCGACATCATCCCGTTTGTGTCGATCGGCTACACGCTGTACGAGACGCCCGATGCAGAGACGGCTGCCGCTGCGCTCGAAGATCCGGCGTTGACGACACTAGGAATTGCCAATGGGCAGACGCAGGTGGCCGGTTTTGCATACGGCAGCCCGGTGTATGTGGGTGAAACGTCCGGCTGTGATGCGACGGCGACGGCAGGGCGGGTGTTCTACACACGCGGGCGCTACATCGTGGAGGCCGAGACGGTGCTTCCAGCCGACTCGCCTTATACACCGGACCTGATCATCGGACGCCTCTCGTCGATCATCTTCGACCGCGCCCTTTCCGACGTCATGCGGTCCGACATTCGGTAA